From a single Pseudomonas serboccidentalis genomic region:
- a CDS encoding hydrogenase maturation protein, which translates to MRSLKIILLSSAFNGLTQRAWLELRQAGHSPSVVVFTDEASVCEQIEHSGADLVICPFLKDRVPHALWSNARRPVVIIHPGIVGDRGASALDWAITNELTSWGVTALQAVEEMDAGPVWATCEFNLPPGLRKSELYNGRVSDAAIRCIREVVEKFMEGFVPVALDYTDRKVRGRLQPNMKQADRTFSWHDCSRFIKRCIDAADGQPGVLASLVGGQYYVYDAHPDQRTGIPGKILAVHDDAVLVATGDHSLWIGSLRRKPQPGEETFKQPARHVLAGQLAGVPTLDWSIASEPFNDEAYQPIRYRESGYVGELTFEFYNGAMSTEQCQRLVEALRWAKSRDTRVLLIKGGRGSFSNGVHLNVIQAAQDPGAEAWANIQAIDDVCAELLSARQLVVSGVTGNAGAGGVMLALAADIVFARADIVLNPHYKSMGLYGSEYWTYSLPRAVGPAMAEQLTQACLPVSATQALQLGMVQEIGPRCPDEFSLWLLQRANAALTDPTYVAVRERKLRVDQVLIQQCRDSELQEMQEDMLYNRNQFAEKCSHFVYKRKACGTPARLVADWARVRKVELAG; encoded by the coding sequence ATGCGATCACTCAAGATTATTCTGCTGTCCTCGGCCTTCAACGGCCTGACCCAACGTGCCTGGCTGGAACTACGCCAGGCCGGGCACTCGCCCAGCGTCGTGGTGTTCACCGACGAAGCCTCGGTGTGCGAACAAATCGAACACAGCGGCGCCGATCTGGTGATCTGCCCGTTCCTCAAGGACCGCGTCCCCCACGCACTGTGGAGCAATGCCCGGCGTCCGGTGGTGATCATTCACCCAGGCATCGTCGGCGACCGTGGCGCGAGTGCGCTGGACTGGGCGATCACCAACGAACTGACGAGTTGGGGGGTGACCGCCCTGCAAGCGGTGGAAGAAATGGACGCCGGCCCGGTCTGGGCCACCTGCGAATTCAACCTGCCACCGGGCTTGCGCAAGTCCGAGCTGTACAACGGCCGGGTCAGCGATGCAGCGATTCGCTGCATTCGCGAAGTGGTCGAGAAATTCATGGAAGGCTTTGTTCCCGTCGCACTGGATTACACCGACCGCAAAGTTCGTGGCCGCCTGCAACCGAACATGAAACAGGCCGACCGCACCTTCAGCTGGCACGACTGTTCGCGCTTTATCAAACGCTGCATCGACGCCGCCGACGGCCAGCCCGGGGTGTTGGCGAGTCTGGTCGGCGGGCAGTATTACGTGTACGACGCGCACCCCGATCAGCGCACCGGCATTCCCGGCAAGATCCTCGCGGTGCATGACGATGCGGTGCTGGTCGCCACCGGCGATCACAGTTTGTGGATCGGTTCGCTGCGGCGCAAACCGCAACCCGGCGAAGAAACCTTCAAACAACCGGCGCGGCATGTGCTGGCCGGGCAATTGGCCGGCGTGCCGACCCTCGACTGGTCGATCGCCAGCGAGCCGTTCAACGACGAGGCGTATCAGCCGATCCGCTATCGCGAATCCGGGTATGTCGGTGAACTGACGTTCGAGTTCTACAACGGCGCGATGAGCACCGAACAGTGCCAGCGCTTGGTCGAAGCGCTGCGCTGGGCCAAGTCCCGTGACACCCGCGTGCTGTTGATCAAGGGTGGACGCGGCAGCTTTTCCAACGGTGTGCACCTGAACGTGATTCAGGCCGCACAGGACCCGGGCGCCGAGGCCTGGGCGAACATTCAGGCGATCGACGATGTCTGCGCCGAGCTGCTCAGTGCGCGACAACTGGTGGTCAGCGGCGTGACCGGCAATGCCGGGGCCGGCGGCGTGATGCTGGCGCTGGCCGCCGACATTGTGTTTGCCCGGGCCGATATTGTGCTCAATCCGCATTACAAGAGCATGGGCCTGTATGGCTCCGAATACTGGACCTACAGCCTGCCCCGTGCGGTCGGCCCGGCGATGGCCGAGCAACTGACTCAGGCCTGTCTGCCGGTCAGCGCCACGCAGGCGCTGCAACTGGGCATGGTCCAGGAAATCGGCCCGCGCTGCCCGGACGAGTTCTCGCTGTGGCTGCTGCAACGGGCCAACGCGGCACTGACCGATCCGACCTATGTCGCCGTGCGGGAACGCAAGTTGCGGGTTGATCAGGTGCTGATTCAGCAATGCCGGGACAGCGAACTGCAGGAAATGCAGGAAGACATGCTCTACAACCGCAACCAGTTCGCCGAGAAGTGCAGTCACTTCGTCTACAAGCGCAAAGCCTGCGGCACGCCGGCGCGGCTGGTGGCGGACTGGGCGCGGGTGCGCAAGGTTGAGTTGGCGGGCTGA
- a CDS encoding SCP2 sterol-binding domain-containing protein, giving the protein MTSVADAVKAMQAKFNPAAAAGLDLVFGFNITDEDKHYALIVKDGTCNIQEGENPDANCTLIMDSETLKGIVSGETDGMQAFMGGKLRVEGDMMLSMKLSELFPS; this is encoded by the coding sequence ATGACCTCCGTAGCTGATGCCGTAAAAGCGATGCAAGCCAAGTTCAACCCAGCCGCCGCTGCCGGTCTGGATCTGGTCTTCGGTTTCAACATCACCGACGAAGACAAGCACTACGCGCTGATCGTCAAGGATGGCACTTGCAACATCCAGGAAGGCGAAAACCCGGATGCCAACTGCACACTGATCATGGACAGCGAAACCCTGAAAGGTATCGTCAGCGGTGAAACCGACGGCATGCAGGCGTTCATGGGCGGCAAGCTGCGCGTTGAAGGCGACATGATGCTGTCGATGAAACTGTCCGAGCTGTTCCCGTCGTAA
- a CDS encoding histidine phosphatase family protein, protein MGSIYLIRHGQASFGADDYDVLSPIGVRQAEILGQHLAELGIRFDRCLCGDLRRQQHTATSALEQFTAKGLPVPALETDAAFNEFDADAVIRALIPAMLTDEPEAIDILRNAAQNRAEFQRIFALVIERWLAGTYDTPGLESWLGFVERVQGGLHRLLEQADGNQKIAVFTSGGTITALLHLITQMPARQAFELNWQIVNTSLNQLKFRGREVALASFNSHAHLQLLKAPELITFR, encoded by the coding sequence GTGGGCAGCATCTATCTGATTCGACATGGCCAGGCCTCCTTTGGTGCAGACGACTATGACGTCCTGTCGCCGATCGGTGTGCGTCAGGCAGAAATCCTCGGCCAGCACCTCGCCGAACTGGGGATCCGTTTCGATCGCTGCCTCTGCGGCGACCTGCGCCGTCAGCAGCACACGGCCACCAGTGCGCTGGAGCAATTCACCGCCAAAGGTCTGCCGGTACCGGCTCTGGAAACCGACGCCGCGTTCAACGAATTCGATGCCGACGCGGTCATCCGCGCCCTGATCCCCGCCATGCTCACGGACGAACCGGAAGCCATCGACATCCTGCGCAACGCGGCGCAGAACCGCGCCGAGTTCCAGCGCATTTTCGCTCTGGTCATCGAGCGCTGGCTGGCTGGCACCTACGACACTCCGGGGCTGGAAAGCTGGCTGGGTTTCGTCGAGCGGGTTCAGGGCGGGCTGCACCGCCTCCTCGAACAGGCCGACGGCAACCAGAAAATCGCCGTGTTCACCTCCGGCGGCACTATCACCGCCCTGCTCCATCTGATTACCCAAATGCCTGCCAGGCAGGCGTTCGAACTGAATTGGCAAATCGTCAACACCTCGCTCAACCAGCTGAAGTTCCGCGGTCGCGAGGTGGCTTTGGCTTCCTTCAACAGTCATGCACATCTGCAACTGCTGAAGGCTCCGGAACTCATCACTTTCCGCTGA
- the sohB gene encoding protease SohB, whose amino-acid sequence MEFFTEYASFLAKTVTLVVAILVVLASFAALRSKGRRKSSGQLQVSKLNDFYKGLRERLEQTLLDKDQLKALRKGQAKSEKTEKKQKNKPETKSRVFVLDFDGDIKASATESLRHEITALLTLATPKDEVVLRLESGGGMVHSYGLASSQLARVREAGVPLTVCIDKVAASGGYMMACIGEKIISAPFAILGSIGVVAQLPNVNRLLKKHDIDFEVLTAGEYKRTLTVFGENTEKGREKFQEDLDITHQLFKNFVSRYRPQLAIDEVATGEVWLGVAALDKQLVDELKTSDEYLADRAKKAEVYHLHYAERKSLQERIGMAASGSVDRVLLNWWSRLTQQRFW is encoded by the coding sequence GTGGAGTTTTTCACCGAATACGCCAGTTTCCTGGCCAAGACTGTAACCCTGGTGGTCGCCATTCTGGTGGTGCTGGCCAGTTTTGCGGCATTGCGCAGCAAGGGCCGACGCAAGTCGTCGGGACAGTTGCAGGTCAGCAAGCTCAATGATTTCTATAAAGGCTTGCGTGAACGCCTGGAGCAGACGCTGCTCGACAAGGATCAGCTCAAGGCACTGCGCAAGGGGCAGGCCAAATCGGAAAAAACCGAGAAGAAGCAGAAGAACAAACCCGAGACCAAATCCCGGGTGTTCGTGCTGGATTTCGACGGTGACATCAAGGCCTCGGCCACCGAGAGCCTGCGCCACGAAATCACTGCACTGCTGACCCTCGCCACGCCAAAGGATGAAGTGGTGCTGCGCCTGGAAAGCGGCGGCGGCATGGTACACAGCTACGGTCTGGCGTCGTCGCAACTGGCGCGTGTCCGCGAGGCTGGCGTGCCGTTGACCGTATGCATCGACAAGGTCGCGGCCAGCGGCGGCTACATGATGGCGTGCATCGGCGAGAAGATCATCAGCGCACCGTTCGCGATTCTCGGTTCGATCGGTGTGGTCGCACAGCTGCCCAACGTCAACCGTCTGCTGAAGAAGCACGACATCGATTTCGAAGTACTGACCGCCGGTGAGTACAAGCGTACCCTGACCGTGTTTGGCGAAAACACCGAGAAGGGCCGGGAGAAGTTCCAGGAAGACCTGGACATCACCCATCAGTTGTTCAAGAACTTCGTTTCCCGCTATCGCCCACAACTGGCCATCGATGAAGTGGCCACCGGTGAAGTCTGGCTCGGCGTTGCGGCGCTGGACAAACAACTGGTCGACGAACTCAAGACCAGCGACGAATACCTGGCCGACCGGGCGAAGAAAGCCGAGGTCTACCACCTGCATTACGCCGAACGCAAAAGCCTGCAGGAACGCATCGGCATGGCCGCCAGCGGCTCGGTGGATCGCGTGTTGTTGAACTGGTGGAGTCGCTTGACCCAGCAACGTTTCTGGTAA
- a CDS encoding NEL-type E3 ubiquitin ligase domain-containing protein, with protein MIKKNAPPWLLAASEALRRELYNSLITSHRTRSTAGVLLKKLQSPEQFCAPLLAKAMSDKLSSPLDVTGVVFQHVRSTSSLLGLRRKLVLPINRDLLAAACENFESSETEADNYSDTSLIYIPEKLTGGTASVLPIQPHEFAQLCRTLDLGKQYQAHLQSVFEPKAESSNVRNKCVAHVRSCFDVDRHIALMKKHISAPVHQMLKSVKDGDSSIKLGKNTLGYQSLEMFDMTLHGPLFIGPVSEHTDDDYRCVVYLPGDPLHPLKEYASFTDFEVELSKRLKNPAFKAFFMEFLKMSDRAVFQQELNIRFYPSGSSPLPSTAIYVTLTGVDVEGDPFALIHRQRVAQTLANARLLVVPTDDEDEKTRLARLETYKEIGIDLLLVAASFLPGVGEVLLTVGAIQLLSHVYEGIASWTRGEQEQATDHLFDVIENIILMAAFAAGAKAVGATYKTVRSSAFVERLIAVNPGGARLRLWKPDLKAYHQRRRLPKGLPVDERGLRWLEGQAYVNLDADQYAVRQKPETELWEVLPPKEAAEGYRPLLETNGCGAWRYDSERVQAWGRLTLFRRFGYASEAIPDATATRILAVSGLEDSVLRQVHIDQVQTPALLVDTTRRFMADAAVREFIGQLQAPTSAALADPDLQLHLLVAAAKWPSDSAISVVNALDRQVSRYGPETARSVIRLTENALHKGQLHSSLLSGLERHQRENLLGTASTDAIVQARELTRIVAEQAETARPGLFRRVYQRSEVPSHPRVSVLMENFTDLPASVAEELVNNAFSGEWRELDAKRVPLRLAEEARRYQKMIRVCRAYEGLYLDGTGGQYTNRLVLDALEHLPGWPGSAFVQILEWTDIHGSAAAIGSAKASERTVVSLFADRIDVIQGTDAALVTFPQRTREHYFQALWEGLSTQCKTALGVQAENGAATLQEKITQLALERRAIFAPTMGARLGELSPMGLAERPVVVSGTVSGEVSNVMVRRAQELYPMHTPVQIQRVLDALGTDEVEALMKLEVLRLEFFGLRETLSRWVSRQTWHLTADGTRQSTPRASKLRAMQAIIRSWRKEPGNVASDRGLYGTLRFAPEPLGELPLIVADFSHVGRVIMEGVMPHAGLSAFLRNFSQLRSLSLSDNQLSQLPESLERIRWLTHLDLSSNRLLSSEASLAQLGRMKDLRVLHLDFNPNLAQVPDLGALAHLEQLTVRGSRIAHWPQYLSGLRRLQMLDLRDNRIETLPAQAFDTARAHQMIRLHGNPLSPETLKKIATYQQTLGARFGVTAMAARKSSVEAVAQENQSVQWLADESASVASSRREVWDALRASPNSADFFHVLSQLVHTADFTRVYPHLRQRVWDVVDAAAGNERLRRSLFSVARSARVSVDGYSALFSEMEVLVLCARAREAATAGGQALEEQLVSLLKGLFRLHEVESLALADISARFHTAPMDYDQALEISLAYRVGLAQRLSLPAQPRTLTNPLSVEVSKTALDQAWQQVVKTQSSGALHDWSMAQAFWIEYLESAHGERFSVVSEQTAQAMARLEGQIELTREAASAQMNAILDNFNNQRRELIGELTGQALARHVDPQVSTTPVAEKA; from the coding sequence TTGATCAAAAAGAATGCACCTCCCTGGCTGCTGGCCGCCTCGGAAGCGTTGCGCCGTGAACTCTACAACAGCCTCATTACCAGTCATCGCACGCGCAGTACGGCGGGCGTGCTCCTGAAAAAACTGCAGTCGCCGGAGCAGTTCTGCGCGCCCTTGCTGGCCAAGGCCATGTCCGACAAGCTGTCCAGTCCGCTGGACGTGACCGGCGTGGTGTTTCAGCACGTGCGTTCGACATCGAGCCTGTTGGGGTTGCGCAGAAAACTGGTTCTACCGATCAATCGGGACCTGCTGGCCGCCGCGTGCGAGAACTTCGAATCCAGCGAAACCGAGGCGGATAACTACAGCGATACTTCACTGATATATATCCCGGAGAAACTAACCGGTGGTACTGCATCGGTGTTGCCAATACAACCCCATGAATTTGCGCAGTTGTGCCGGACACTGGATCTGGGCAAACAATATCAGGCTCATCTCCAGTCGGTATTTGAACCCAAGGCCGAATCGAGCAACGTGCGTAACAAATGCGTTGCCCATGTGCGAAGTTGTTTTGATGTGGATCGGCATATTGCGCTGATGAAAAAGCATATCAGCGCGCCGGTTCACCAAATGTTGAAGTCCGTGAAGGACGGCGACAGCTCGATCAAACTGGGGAAAAACACCCTGGGGTATCAGAGTCTGGAAATGTTCGATATGACCCTGCATGGCCCATTGTTCATCGGGCCTGTCAGTGAGCACACCGACGATGATTATCGCTGCGTCGTTTACCTGCCGGGTGATCCGCTGCACCCGCTGAAAGAATACGCCTCGTTCACCGACTTCGAAGTCGAGTTGAGCAAGCGCCTGAAGAATCCGGCATTCAAGGCGTTTTTCATGGAATTCCTGAAGATGAGCGATCGGGCGGTCTTTCAACAGGAACTGAACATTCGCTTTTACCCAAGTGGCAGTTCACCACTGCCCAGTACCGCCATCTACGTGACGTTGACTGGCGTCGATGTCGAGGGGGACCCCTTTGCTCTGATCCACCGTCAGCGGGTTGCGCAGACCCTGGCAAATGCCCGGCTTCTTGTGGTTCCCACAGACGATGAAGACGAGAAAACACGCCTCGCGCGCCTGGAAACCTACAAGGAAATCGGCATCGATCTGCTGTTGGTCGCGGCGTCGTTTCTGCCTGGGGTGGGTGAAGTGCTGTTGACAGTGGGGGCTATACAGCTCCTGTCGCACGTGTACGAAGGCATCGCAAGCTGGACCCGTGGCGAGCAGGAGCAGGCCACGGATCACCTGTTCGATGTCATCGAAAACATCATTCTGATGGCCGCTTTCGCAGCCGGTGCGAAAGCCGTCGGGGCAACCTATAAAACCGTCAGGTCGTCGGCATTCGTCGAGCGTTTGATCGCGGTCAATCCGGGTGGCGCGCGCCTGCGTCTGTGGAAGCCCGATTTGAAGGCCTATCACCAGCGTCGTCGGTTACCGAAAGGGTTGCCCGTCGACGAGCGCGGATTGCGTTGGCTCGAAGGGCAGGCTTACGTCAACCTCGATGCCGATCAGTACGCGGTGCGTCAGAAACCTGAGACCGAACTGTGGGAAGTGTTGCCACCGAAGGAGGCGGCAGAAGGCTATCGACCGTTGCTCGAAACCAATGGTTGCGGCGCCTGGCGTTATGACTCGGAACGGGTGCAGGCTTGGGGGCGGCTGACCTTGTTCCGGCGCTTCGGCTACGCCAGCGAAGCGATTCCGGACGCTACGGCGACGCGCATACTGGCGGTCAGTGGGCTTGAAGACAGCGTGTTGCGTCAGGTGCATATCGATCAGGTGCAGACCCCGGCATTGTTGGTCGATACCACACGACGTTTCATGGCAGACGCCGCGGTCAGGGAATTTATCGGACAGTTGCAAGCCCCGACTTCTGCGGCGTTGGCCGACCCGGATCTGCAATTGCATTTGCTTGTCGCTGCAGCGAAATGGCCGTCTGACAGCGCGATCAGTGTCGTCAATGCGCTGGATCGACAGGTCAGCCGTTATGGCCCGGAAACAGCCAGGAGCGTGATCCGGCTGACTGAGAACGCGCTGCACAAAGGTCAATTGCACAGCTCGCTGCTGTCGGGGCTTGAGCGCCATCAGCGAGAAAACCTGCTCGGTACGGCTTCCACGGACGCGATAGTGCAAGCACGGGAACTGACGCGGATCGTTGCCGAACAGGCTGAAACAGCACGCCCCGGGCTGTTTCGACGGGTCTACCAGCGTAGCGAAGTGCCAAGCCATCCACGGGTCTCGGTATTGATGGAAAACTTTACCGATTTGCCCGCCAGTGTGGCCGAGGAACTGGTGAACAACGCCTTCAGTGGCGAATGGCGCGAGCTGGATGCGAAACGCGTGCCTTTGCGGCTGGCGGAGGAAGCCCGGCGTTATCAGAAGATGATCCGTGTGTGTCGCGCTTACGAAGGTCTGTATCTCGACGGGACGGGAGGGCAGTACACCAATCGGCTGGTGCTCGATGCACTCGAACACCTCCCGGGCTGGCCGGGCTCTGCGTTCGTGCAAATACTGGAATGGACCGATATCCATGGTTCGGCGGCCGCGATTGGATCGGCGAAAGCGAGCGAACGGACGGTGGTCAGCCTGTTCGCGGATCGAATTGACGTGATTCAGGGAACCGACGCAGCGCTCGTCACCTTCCCCCAACGCACCCGCGAACATTATTTCCAGGCGCTTTGGGAGGGGCTCTCGACGCAATGCAAGACGGCGTTGGGCGTACAAGCGGAAAACGGTGCCGCCACCCTGCAGGAGAAGATTACGCAACTGGCGCTGGAGCGGCGGGCGATCTTCGCGCCGACCATGGGCGCGCGTCTGGGGGAACTGTCACCGATGGGGCTGGCCGAGCGTCCTGTTGTCGTGTCCGGTACGGTCTCTGGCGAGGTCAGCAATGTCATGGTGCGGCGGGCTCAGGAACTTTATCCCATGCACACCCCGGTGCAGATTCAGCGCGTGCTGGATGCCCTGGGCACGGACGAGGTCGAGGCGCTGATGAAGCTCGAAGTGCTGCGGCTGGAATTTTTCGGTCTCAGAGAGACCTTGAGCCGCTGGGTCAGCCGTCAGACCTGGCACCTGACCGCCGATGGCACGCGGCAGTCGACACCACGGGCCAGCAAGCTGCGCGCCATGCAGGCGATCATTCGCAGCTGGCGCAAGGAGCCGGGGAACGTTGCTTCAGACAGAGGGTTATACGGCACATTGCGATTCGCACCCGAGCCGTTGGGGGAACTGCCGCTGATCGTCGCCGATTTCAGCCATGTCGGGCGAGTGATCATGGAGGGGGTCATGCCGCATGCCGGGCTGAGCGCGTTTCTGCGTAACTTCAGTCAGCTGCGCAGCCTGTCGCTGAGTGACAATCAGCTCAGCCAACTGCCGGAGTCTCTGGAGCGGATACGCTGGCTGACGCATCTGGACCTGAGCAGCAACCGTCTACTGTCCTCCGAGGCATCACTTGCCCAATTGGGGCGAATGAAAGACCTGCGCGTGCTGCATCTCGATTTCAACCCGAACCTGGCGCAGGTTCCCGATCTCGGTGCGCTAGCGCATCTCGAACAGTTGACCGTGCGCGGCAGCAGAATTGCACACTGGCCACAGTACCTTTCCGGGCTGCGCCGATTGCAAATGCTGGATCTGCGCGACAACCGGATAGAAACCCTTCCGGCGCAGGCGTTCGACACGGCCCGCGCGCACCAGATGATTCGGTTGCACGGCAATCCGTTGTCCCCCGAGACGCTGAAGAAGATTGCGACGTATCAGCAAACCCTCGGTGCCCGTTTCGGCGTGACGGCAATGGCGGCGCGGAAATCTTCAGTGGAGGCTGTGGCCCAGGAAAATCAAAGTGTGCAGTGGCTGGCTGATGAAAGCGCCAGTGTGGCGTCGTCCCGGCGCGAGGTATGGGACGCATTGCGAGCGTCGCCCAATTCCGCTGATTTTTTCCATGTGCTGTCGCAACTGGTGCACACCGCAGACTTCACTCGCGTTTATCCGCACTTGCGTCAGCGTGTCTGGGATGTTGTGGACGCGGCTGCCGGCAATGAGCGTCTGCGTCGTTCATTGTTCAGTGTTGCGCGCAGCGCCAGGGTCAGTGTCGACGGGTACAGCGCATTGTTCAGTGAAATGGAGGTACTGGTCTTGTGTGCCCGGGCGAGGGAGGCGGCCACCGCAGGTGGACAGGCGCTGGAAGAGCAACTGGTGAGTCTGCTCAAGGGCTTGTTCCGTTTGCACGAAGTGGAAAGCCTGGCCCTGGCGGACATCAGCGCGCGTTTTCATACCGCGCCCATGGACTACGATCAGGCGCTGGAAATCAGTCTGGCCTACCGGGTGGGTCTGGCGCAACGCCTGAGCCTGCCGGCGCAACCCCGGACGCTGACCAACCCGTTGAGTGTCGAGGTGTCAAAGACCGCACTGGATCAGGCCTGGCAACAAGTGGTCAAGACCCAAAGCAGCGGCGCCTTGCATGACTGGAGCATGGCTCAGGCGTTCTGGATCGAATATCTGGAGTCGGCCCACGGTGAGCGGTTTTCGGTCGTGAGCGAACAGACGGCGCAGGCGATGGCTCGACTGGAAGGGCAGATCGAACTGACGCGGGAGGCGGCCTCGGCGCAAATGAATGCCATCCTCGACAACTTCAATAACCAGCGACGGGAATTGATCGGCGAACTGACAGGTCAGGCGTTGGCACGCCATGTCGATCCGCAGGTGTCGACGACGCCAGTGGCTGAGAAGGCTTGA
- a CDS encoding DUF934 domain-containing protein, with the protein MQRIIKNNEVVDETWHLLPKDATLDGISNCDDLIVPLALWRDHAHALKARDGGLGVWLDADEEAEEIGDDVAQFQVIALNFPAFTDGRNYSNARLLRDRYGFKGELRAIGDVLRDQLFYMRRCGFDAFALRADKDPYDALESLKDFSVTYQAATDEPLPLFRRR; encoded by the coding sequence ATGCAGCGAATCATTAAGAACAACGAGGTTGTCGACGAAACCTGGCACCTGCTGCCCAAGGACGCGACCCTCGACGGTATTTCCAACTGTGACGACCTGATCGTGCCGCTGGCCCTGTGGCGTGATCATGCCCACGCCCTGAAAGCCCGCGACGGCGGTCTGGGTGTGTGGCTGGACGCCGATGAAGAAGCCGAGGAAATCGGTGACGACGTCGCGCAGTTCCAGGTGATTGCCCTGAACTTCCCGGCGTTCACCGATGGCCGCAATTACTCCAACGCACGCCTGCTGCGTGACCGTTACGGTTTCAAAGGCGAACTGCGGGCAATTGGTGATGTGCTGCGTGACCAGTTGTTCTACATGCGCCGTTGCGGTTTCGATGCGTTCGCCTTGCGCGCCGACAAAGACCCGTACGACGCACTGGAAAGCCTGAAGGACTTCTCGGTCACCTATCAGGCCGCCACCGACGAACCGCTGCCGCTGTTCCGTCGCCGCTGA
- a CDS encoding nitrite/sulfite reductase, translated as MYVYDEYDQRIIEDRVKQFRDQTRRYLAGELSEEEFRPLRLQNGLYIQRFAPMLRVAVPYGQLTSRQVRMMAKIARDYDKGYAHISTRQNVQFNWPAVEDIPDILAELATVQMHAIQTSGNCLRNVTTDQFAGVAADELIDPRPWCEIVRQWTTFHPEFAYLPRKFKIAVNGSTADRAAIEVHDIGLEPVHNEAGELGFRVLVGGGLGRTPVVGAFINEFLPWQDLLSYLDAILRVYNRYGRRDNKYKARIKILVKALTPEVFAQKVDAEMEHLRGGQTTLTEAELHRVAKHFVDPDYKALDNQTAALAALDKEHPGFARWRSRNTLAHKKPGYVAVTLSLKPTGVAPGDITDKQLDAVADLAERYSFGQLRTSHEQNIILADVEQSQLFTLWGELREGGFATPNIGLLTDIICCPGGDFCSLANAKSIPIAESIQRRFDDLDYLFDIGELDLNISGCMNACGHHHVGHIGILGVDKKGEEFYQVSLGGSASRDASLGKILGPSFAQDDMPDVISKLIDVYVEQRTEDERFIDTYQRIGIDLFKERVYAANH; from the coding sequence ATGTACGTATACGACGAGTACGATCAGCGGATCATCGAGGACCGCGTCAAGCAGTTCCGTGATCAGACCCGACGCTATCTGGCAGGTGAGCTGAGCGAAGAAGAATTCCGCCCCCTGCGCCTGCAAAATGGCCTGTACATCCAGCGTTTCGCGCCGATGTTGCGTGTGGCGGTGCCTTACGGCCAACTGACTTCCCGTCAGGTGCGCATGATGGCCAAGATTGCCCGTGACTACGACAAGGGCTACGCCCACATCAGTACCCGGCAGAACGTGCAGTTCAACTGGCCGGCGGTGGAAGACATCCCGGACATCCTCGCGGAACTGGCCACCGTGCAAATGCACGCGATCCAGACCAGCGGCAACTGCCTGCGCAACGTCACCACCGACCAGTTCGCCGGTGTCGCGGCCGACGAGCTGATCGACCCGCGTCCATGGTGCGAAATCGTCCGTCAGTGGACCACCTTCCACCCGGAATTCGCCTACCTGCCACGTAAATTCAAGATCGCCGTCAACGGTTCGACCGCTGACCGGGCAGCCATTGAAGTCCACGATATCGGCCTGGAGCCGGTGCACAACGAAGCCGGCGAACTGGGTTTCCGCGTGTTGGTCGGCGGCGGCCTGGGCCGTACCCCGGTGGTCGGTGCGTTCATCAACGAGTTCCTGCCGTGGCAGGACCTGCTGAGCTACCTCGACGCCATCCTGCGGGTCTACAACCGCTATGGCCGTCGCGACAACAAATACAAGGCGCGGATCAAGATCCTCGTCAAGGCACTGACGCCGGAAGTCTTTGCGCAGAAAGTCGATGCGGAAATGGAACACCTGCGCGGCGGCCAGACCACCCTGACCGAAGCCGAACTGCATCGCGTTGCCAAGCACTTCGTCGACCCGGACTACAAGGCGCTGGATAACCAGACTGCCGCGTTGGCCGCACTCGATAAAGAACATCCGGGTTTCGCCCGCTGGCGCAGCCGCAACACCCTGGCGCACAAGAAGCCGGGTTATGTGGCCGTGACCCTGTCGCTGAAGCCGACCGGCGTTGCCCCGGGCGACATCACCGACAAGCAGCTCGACGCCGTCGCCGACCTGGCCGAGCGCTACAGCTTCGGTCAACTGCGCACCTCCCACGAGCAGAACATCATTCTCGCCGACGTCGAGCAGAGCCAGTTGTTCACCCTGTGGGGCGAGTTGCGCGAAGGCGGTTTCGCCACGCCGAACATCGGCCTGCTGACCGACATCATCTGCTGCCCGGGCGGTGACTTCTGCTCGCTGGCCAACGCCAAATCGATCCCGATCGCCGAATCGATCCAGCGCCGTTTCGACGACCTGGATTACCTGTTCGACATCGGTGAACTGGACCTGAACATCTCCGGTTGCATGAACGCCTGTGGTCACCACCACGTCGGCCACATCGGCATCCTCGGGGTGGACAAGAAAGGTGAAGAGTTCTACCAGGTGTCCCTCGGCGGCAGCGCCAGCCGTGACGCCAGCCTGGGCAAGATCCTCGGCCCGTCCTTCGCTCAGGACGACATGCCGGACGTGATCTCGAAGCTGATCGACGTGTACGTTGAACAACGTACCGAAGACGAGCGCTTCATCGACACCTACCAGCGTATTGGCATCGACCTCTTCAAGGAACGCGTCTATGCAGCGAATCATTAA